One Falco naumanni isolate bFalNau1 chromosome 12, bFalNau1.pat, whole genome shotgun sequence genomic region harbors:
- the ABCC10 gene encoding ATP-binding cassette sub-family C member 10 isoform X2 — MENILAGLCGTSPEDPLPVWVHGSVSHCFDQLALNVIPHVILAAVSACFLGAPRSVSGVPCRPGWGCRIIASFVLAGLFLADIIPATVSQQELGPVYLEVLANGTATLTWLTHGLALIMLCRSIHGSTRGPAVLTLLTLLPLPSFIITLVWYCQSGTAWSPAHPAASSRFAILCLQLASLLVYVVGYLFPTAGRQDFLSINRSWQQDLLVPESRFPEPDQQRVAEDGESWLSRFFYVWMNPLMKCGYRWKLNQPQDVYVLPRQLQTARVCDRFYSCWQKKAALHQVEEEPVSLTSPIIAGGDGTGNALDSSHRAQEAVRLFSVLHAAFGLRFYSLGLLKLAGNLLDFSGPLLLNLLVNFMESRQEPLSHGVLYALGLFAGSFLGALLRNQFSYEVNKVMLMVRAAVISAIYRKALRVSSTSLTRFTVGEIVNFMSTDTSRLINFCQSFHEVWSLPFQFSITLYLLYQQVGVAFLGGLALALLLVPVNKIIANCIMMNNKEMLKHKDIRVKLMTEFLCGIRVIKFYAWEKHFSTRINACRAKELQKLQAIKYLDAVCVYLWAALPVVVSIAIFITYVLLGHQLTATKVFTALALVGMLILPLNNFPWVLNGTLEAKVSLDRIQRFLELVDQDLETYYALDSPSGTATAMEMRCAVFSWVPVEEESTRHPLSTGTLHLHIENLSVRKGMLLGVVGKVGSGKSSLLAAITGELIKQGGQVYICDLEQGFGLATQEPWIQFTTVRENILFGREYDARLYEEVVEACALSEDLNILPAGDQTQVGENGVTLSGGQKARIALARAVYQEKELYLLDDPLAAVDADVANHLMRKCILGVLKHKTRILCTHRTEFLEKADALLLIDNGRIVKTGTPADILPLVEAFPKFKDMDKRRKDEAPDEQSQEEPVETEAEESTQNNHLIHKEEEKKEGAVAFQVYKAYWLAVGSCMALSILFSLLLMQASRNISDWWLSHWISSMSQAANSSVMVCSASSPSPELLFSVVGLVSPIQALDITPVSSNASMDVNFYLIVYGSIAGANSLFTILRAFLFAYGTIRAAAVIHNRLLQRALKATVTFFDTTPTGRILNRFSSDLYCVDDSLPFILNIFLANVYGLLGMLVIITYGLPWIGLVLLPLAALYFSIQRYYRRTSRELKRLYSVTLSPIYTHFSETLSGLSSIRAMRATRRFELENELRLEQNQRCLFASNTAMQWLDIRLQMIGVAVVTAIAGIAIIQHQKQLGNPGLVGLSLSYALSVTNLLSGLISSFTLTETMMVSVERTEEYTTDIPMEPQDKLLQVAADWPSQGLVEFQKVVLAYREGLPNALDGVSFTIYPREKVGIVGRTGSGKSTLFLALFRMLELKSGRILLDGVDSKLVGLEELRSRLAIIPQDPFLFSGSIRENLDPQGKRTDAELHEVLEQCHLRDAVTQMGGLDSELGERGKSLSVGQRQLVCLARALLTQAKVLCIDEATASVDQKTDQLLQQTIRQRFADKTVLTIAHRLNTILDSDRVLVMQAGRVAELDSPTHLSQKDGSLFQCLLHSGQL, encoded by the exons ATGGAGAATATTCTGGCTGGTTTGTGTGGAACCAGCCCAGAAGATCCACTCCCTGTGTGGGTTCATGGCAGTGTTAGCCACTGCTTTGATCAGCTGGCATTAAATGTGATTCCTCATGTGATCCTTGCAGCGGTCAGTGCCTGCTTCCTTGGCGCTCCAAG ATCTGTCTCTGGGGTGCCTTGCAGGCCAGGCTGGGGATGCAGAATCATCGCCTCCTTTGTACTTGCTGGCCTATTCCTTGCTGATATCATCCCAGCCACCGTTtctcagcaggagctgggccCTGTGTACCTGGAAGTGTTGGCAAATGGCACGGCCACCCTGACATGGCTCACACATGGCCTCGCACTTATCATGCTCTGCAGGTCCATTCACGGCTCTACCAGGGGCCCTGCAGTCCTGACTCTGCTCACTCTCTTACCCCTACCTTCCTTCATCATCACACTGGTGTGGTACTGCCAAAGTGGAACAGCTTGGTCCCCTGCTcatcctgctgcctcctccaggTTTGCCATTCTGTGTCTGCAGCTGGCCTCTCTGCTTGTGTATGTGGTCGGCTACCTCTTCCCCACTGCTGGCAGGCAAGACTTCCTCTCCATCAATCGCTCCTGGCAACAAGACCTGCTTGTCCCAGAGTCAAGGTTCCCAGAGCCTGATCAGCAGAGAGTGGCAGAAGATGGTGAGAGCTGGCTCTCTCGCTTCTTTTATGTTTGGATGAACCCTCTTATGAAATGTGGTTATCGGTGGAAGCTGAACCAGCCCCAGGACGTCTATGTGCTTCCTCGCCAACTCCAGACTGCCAGGGTCTGCGATCGTTTCTACTCTTGCTGGCAGaagaaggcagctctgcaccaAGTAGAGGAGGAGCCAGTGTCTCTTACTAGCCCAATCATTGCTGGAGGTGATGGGACTGGCAATGCCCTGGACAGTTCACACCGTGCCCAGGAAGCTGTGCGACTCTTCTCAGTCCTTCATGCGGCCTTTGGGCTTCGTTTCTACTCCCTTGGACTTCTCAAGTTGGCTGGCAACCTGCTGGATTTTTCAGGTCCTTTGCTTCTGAACCTGCTGGTGAACTTTATGGAGTCACGGCAGGAGCCTCTGAGCCACGGGGTGCTCTATGCCCTCGGGCTCTTTGCTGGCTCCTTCCTGGGAGCTCTCTTGCGGAACCAGTTCAGCTATGAGGTGAATAAGGTGATGCTGATGGTGCGGGCTGCTGTCATCTCTGCCATCTACCGCAAGGCTCTGCGCGTCAGCAGCACCAGCCTTACCCGCTTCACTGTGGGGGAAATCGTCAACTTCATGAGCACAGACACCAGTAGACTGATCAACTTCTGCCAAAGCTTCCACGAGGTGTGGAGCCtgcctttccagttttccattACTCTCTACCTCCTCTATCAGCAAGTGGGGGTAGCCTTTCTAGGAGGCTtggccctggcactgctgcttgtGCCCGTCAACAAGATCATAGCTAACTGCATCATGATGAACAACAAGGAGATGCTGAAACACAAGGACATACGGGTCAAG CTAATGACAGAGTTCCTGTGTGGCATTCGTGTGATCAAGTTTTATGCTTGGGAGAAGCACTTCAGCACCAGGATAAATGCTTGCCGGGCTAAAGAGCTGCAGAAGTTACAAGCTATCAAGTACCTGGatgctgtgtgtgtgtatctttGGGCAGCACTGCCTGTTGTTGTCTCCATTGCCATCTTCATCACGTACGTCCTGTTGGGTCACCAGCTCACTGCCACAAAG GTGTTCACAGCATTGGCCCTTGTCGGGATGCTTATTCTCCCCCTCAACAACTTCCCGTGGGTGTTGAATGGGACCTTGGAAGCCAAAGTTTCCCTGGATCGAATCCAGCGTTTCCTTGAACTTGTGGACCAGGACCTGGAAACTTATTATGCCCTAG ATAGCCCTTCAGGTACTGCTACTGCCATGGAGATGCGATGTGCAGTCTTCTCGTGGGTGCCAGTTGAGGAGGAAAGCACCAGGCATCCCTTATCCACAGGCACTCTGCACCTGCACATTGAGAACCTGTCAGTGAGAAAG GGGATGCTCCTAGGGGTTGTTGGGAAGGTTGGCTCTGGCAAAAGCTCTCTGCTTGCAGCCATCACTGGAGAACTCATCAA ACAAGGTGGACAAGTGTATATTTGTGACCTGGAGCAAGGATTTGGTCTGGCCACTCAGGAGCCTTGGATACAGTTTACCACTGTCCGTGAGAACATCCTTTTTGGGCGGGAATATGATGCCAGGCTGTATGAGGAGGTGGTGGAAGCCTGTGCCCTTTCTGAGGACTTGAAC ATTTTACCAGCAGGTGACCAGACACAGGTGGGTGAAAATGGTGTGACACTCAGTGGAGGACAGAAGGCTCGAATAGCCCTTGCCAGAGCCGTTTACCAG GAGAAAGAGCTTTACCTCCTTGATGATCCCCTGGCTGCTGTAGATGCAGATGTAGCCAACCATCTTATGCGGAAATGCATTCTTGGAGTTCTCAAACACAAGACCAGGATCCTTTGCACCCACAGGACGGAGTTTTTGGAGAAAGCCGATGCCTTGTTGTTGATAGACAATGGCAGGATAGTTAAGACAG GCACACCAGCTGATATCCTGCCACTCGTGGAAGCCTTCCCCAAGTTCAAGGATATGGACAAGAGGCGGAAGGATGAAG CCCCTGATGAACAGAGCCAAGAAGAGCCTGTAGAGACAGAGGCAGAAGAATCAACCCAAAACAATCATCTCATCCacaaggaggaagagaagaaagaaggggcAGTGGCTTTTCAGGTGTACAAGGCATATTGGCTGGCAGTGGGCAGCTGCATGGCATTATCCATCCTCTTCTCGCTGCTCCTGATGCAAG CATCCAGAAATATCTCAGATTGGTGGCTGTCACACTGGATCTCCAGCATGTCCCAGGCAGCAAATTCCTCTGTGATGGTCTGCTCAGCTTCCTCACCTTCCCCAGAGCTTCTCTTCTCCGTTGTTGGGCTTGT CTCTCCCATTCAAGCTCTGGACATCACCCCAGTCTCTTCCAATGCCTCAATGGATGTGAATTTCTACCTGATAGTTTATGGGAGCATTGCAGGGGCCAACTCCCTCTTCACCATTCTTCGGGCCTTTCTCTTTGCTTATGGTACTATCCGTGCTGCCGCTGTCATTCACAACCGACTGCTCCAGAGAGCTCTAAAG GCCACAGTCACCTTCTTTGACACCACACCAACGGGCCGGATCCTGAACCGCTTCTCCTCAGACCTGTACTGCGTGGATGACAGCCTACCATTTATCCTCAACATCTTCCTTGCCAACGTGTACGGGCTCTTGGGCATGCTGGTGATAATCACCTATGGCCTCCCTTGGATTGGTCTGGTCTTACTCCCGCTGGCTGCCCTCTACTTCTCCATCCAACGCTACTACCGGCGCACATCCCGGGAGCTCAAGCGCCTTTACAGTGTCACCCTGTCTCCCATTTACACTCACTTTTCAGAGACCCTCTCAGGACTGAGTAGCATCAGAGCCATGCGGGCAACCCGGAG GTTTGAGTTGGAGAATGAGCTGCGCCTGGAGCAGAACCAGCGCTGCCTCTTTGCCAGCAACACAGCGATGCAGTGGCTGGACATCCGCTTGCAGATGATTGGGGTTGCTGTGGTTACTGCTATTGCAGGAATTGCCATCATCCAGCACCAGAAGCAACTGGGAAACCCAG GACTTGTGGGTCTGTCACTCTCATATGCCTTGTCTGTCACAAACCTGCTCTCAGGCCTGATTTCCAGCTTCACTCTGACAGAGACCATGATGGTGAGTGTGGAGCGGACAGAGGAGTACACCACAGACATCCCCATGGAGCCCCAGGATAAACTGCTCCAG GTTGCTGCTGACTGGCCAAGCCAGGGGCTTGTGGAGTTCCAGAAAGTGGTCCTGGCCTACCGAGAGGGCTTGCCTAATGCGCTTGATGGTGTGAGCTTCACCATTTACCCCAGAGAGAAGGTGGGGATTGTGGGTCGCACAGGATCTGGAAAATCCACCCTTTTCTTGGCCCTTTTCCGTATGCTGGAGCTGAAATCAGGACGGATTCTCCTGGATGGTGTTGACAGCAAGCTGGTGGGCTTGGAGGAGCTGAG aTCTAGGCTGGCCATCATCCCCCAGGATCCATTTTTGTTCAGTGGCTCAATCCGAGAGAACCTGGACCCCCAGGGAAAACGGACAGATGCTGAGCTCCACGAGGTGCTAGAGCAGTGCCACCTGCGGGATGCTGTAACTCAGATGG GTGGCTTGGACAGCGAgctgggagagaggggaaagagtCTGTCCGTGGGACAGAGGCAGCTGGTGTGTCTGGCAAGAGCCCTCCTGACACAGGCCAAG GTGTTGTGCATCGATGAGGCCACAGCCAGTGTGGATCAGAAGACagaccagctgctgcagcagaccATCCGCCAGCGCTTTGCTGACAAAACTGTTCTGACAATTGCTCACAG